From the bacterium genome, one window contains:
- a CDS encoding S-methyl-5'-thioadenosine phosphorylase, which produces MELPRAKIGVFGGSGLYALMEGAQEVPIDTPYAHPSGFITVGEISGKSVAFLPRHGRKHQYPPHMVNFRANLWAFKQLGVRQIIGPCAAGSLQPHVKVGDFVISDQLVDRTTTRVTSFYDGPATTHVSFAEPYCPRMRELAIEACKRAGVTAHPKGTVVVVEGPRFSTKAESRWYSSMGWEVINMTQFPEALLARELEMCYVNIAMITDYDSGLEGRPDIQPVTNDEVLRVFRENLEKLKKIIAELIALLPDEPPDDQCPCPTALKGAVFG; this is translated from the coding sequence ATGGAATTGCCTAGGGCGAAGATTGGAGTTTTCGGCGGAAGCGGGCTTTACGCGTTGATGGAAGGCGCGCAGGAGGTCCCGATTGACACACCTTACGCGCATCCTTCGGGATTCATTACCGTTGGAGAGATTTCGGGAAAATCCGTTGCGTTTCTGCCGAGACATGGCAGGAAGCATCAATACCCACCACATATGGTCAATTTCCGGGCAAACCTGTGGGCATTCAAGCAACTGGGCGTCCGCCAAATCATCGGCCCGTGCGCGGCGGGGAGTCTTCAGCCGCATGTAAAGGTCGGAGACTTCGTGATAAGCGATCAGTTGGTTGACCGAACGACAACGCGCGTGACTTCTTTTTACGACGGTCCTGCAACAACACATGTCAGTTTTGCGGAGCCTTACTGCCCCAGGATGAGAGAGCTTGCTATTGAGGCTTGCAAAAGGGCGGGAGTGACTGCTCATCCCAAGGGAACGGTAGTTGTTGTGGAGGGGCCCAGGTTTTCGACGAAAGCGGAAAGCCGATGGTATTCCTCGATGGGCTGGGAAGTCATCAATATGACGCAGTTTCCGGAAGCACTTTTGGCCCGCGAGCTGGAAATGTGCTACGTAAACATCGCAATGATTACCGACTACGATTCTGGCTTGGAGGGAAGGCCGGATATTCAGCCTGTCACAAACGATGAAGTTCTTCGCGTTTTCAGGGAAAACCTGGAAAAGCTGAAAAAGATAATCGCCGAGTTAATCGCCCTTCTGCCGGACGAACCTCCGGATGACCAATGCCCCTGCCCCACGGCGTTGAAAGGCGCGGTTTTTGGCTGA
- a CDS encoding D-tyrosyl-tRNA(Tyr) deacylase — MKVIVQRVNCAILTAEGGRTTSIGKGYFVLAGVAEGDVPEDALYLADKIAKLRIFEDESGKMNLSISEVNGQVLVVSQFTLFANTRRGNRPSFAGYAPPEEAEPLLVMMIEELRARGIETASGVFGAHMKIAADCDGPVTIIIDSSDRHVPRRQA, encoded by the coding sequence ATGAAAGTAATCGTACAACGCGTGAATTGCGCCATTCTTACGGCCGAAGGGGGCCGAACAACTTCAATAGGAAAGGGCTATTTTGTTCTTGCGGGCGTGGCGGAGGGCGATGTTCCCGAAGACGCTTTGTATCTTGCGGATAAAATTGCCAAGCTAAGGATTTTCGAAGATGAATCAGGAAAAATGAATCTTTCTATTTCAGAAGTCAACGGCCAAGTGCTCGTTGTAAGCCAGTTTACGCTGTTCGCCAACACGCGACGCGGGAACAGGCCCAGTTTTGCAGGTTATGCTCCGCCCGAAGAGGCTGAACCGCTTTTGGTGATGATGATTGAGGAGCTTCGCGCGCGCGGAATTGAAACTGCAAGCGGCGTATTCGGAGCACATATGAAAATCGCCGCCGATTGCGACGGGCCGGTAACTATAATCATCGACAGCTCGGACAGACACGTTCCTCGCAGGCAGGCTTAA
- a CDS encoding bifunctional (p)ppGpp synthetase/guanosine-3',5'-bis(diphosphate) 3'-pyrophosphohydrolase, with the protein MHRDRDLLDTISPPEAHFLFEQLKFRLARRGNIRDLERISRAFDRATKQHVGMFRDGGQPYITHPVEVAEICAALNMDEDSLVTALLHDVVEDTSGYSLSDIEREFGKEVREMVDSLTKISDANFFVKLWSRRETPRQAENLRKLFVAMAKDPRVIVIKLADRLHNLRTLEGLDPKRIERQCRETEEFFIPLARRLGLASIYREMEDWCFRYLEPEEYRALEEDVLEPMLEAERILGAMQERLEDAFWRANIPIAEIHSRRKHLASLRAKMLEKGVSIDEVYDLLAMRIVVDGAPGLCYQVLGEVHMVYPPLEHRFRDFIARPKANGYQTLHTTVVGPGGRFVEVQIRTVEMHHRAQYGIASHWLYKEGPEEYAFNKDEEWSELIRMLEDERVDSQEFVARAQTALLKGMVLTLTPKGEVVSLPKGSCPIDFAYAIHTDLGHATGGAKVNGTRVPLYHRLENGDVVEIIKRDSLNAAPDAEWMDWVKSPRTLLKIRKWFKAQPRRKRIDFGRQLLHKEIQKRGLYPLNLLAPDKLVAILKLLKVGSIYDIYDRLACGDLTTSEILLMLKQVQMERAQKVEMQEVSAEPSLAIPLIAPGAELGVLDTRGKRTRQKTELAACCRPIPGDSIVGYYDRDSKRIVVHTQNCAKLGALGEKQEISQLSWDKTAEGKRYPVHIEVVSLNRAGLMYDVLGVLAAGQVNLTGGHFEIKPSTTGAYDDPANTQVLIEIGDTTELERVLAEIRNVPDVIAAFRLGGSDRQPEEKSGKPEPAEPKKPDKPKKRLVQRKDSAETVGETVK; encoded by the coding sequence GTGCATCGAGATCGGGACTTACTTGATACGATTTCCCCGCCTGAGGCGCATTTTCTTTTCGAGCAGCTGAAATTCAGGCTCGCGCGCCGGGGAAACATCCGCGACCTGGAAAGGATTTCCAGGGCGTTCGACCGCGCAACAAAGCAGCATGTAGGGATGTTCAGGGATGGAGGGCAACCGTACATTACTCATCCGGTCGAGGTTGCGGAAATATGCGCTGCTCTCAATATGGACGAGGATTCGCTGGTAACCGCACTTCTTCACGACGTTGTTGAAGACACAAGCGGCTACTCGCTGTCCGACATCGAACGCGAGTTTGGCAAGGAAGTGCGCGAGATGGTGGATTCACTGACAAAAATCAGTGACGCCAACTTTTTCGTCAAGCTTTGGAGCCGCCGGGAAACGCCCAGACAAGCGGAAAACCTTCGAAAACTGTTCGTGGCAATGGCCAAGGACCCGCGCGTGATTGTAATAAAACTGGCCGACAGGCTGCACAACCTGCGTACGTTGGAAGGTTTGGATCCGAAACGCATCGAGCGCCAGTGCCGCGAAACGGAAGAATTTTTCATCCCGCTCGCCAGGAGGCTTGGACTTGCATCGATTTACAGGGAAATGGAAGATTGGTGCTTTCGGTATCTCGAGCCAGAAGAGTATCGCGCATTAGAAGAAGACGTTTTGGAGCCAATGCTTGAGGCCGAACGCATCCTGGGCGCGATGCAGGAGCGCCTGGAGGATGCCTTTTGGCGGGCGAACATTCCGATTGCGGAAATTCACAGCCGGCGCAAGCACCTTGCCAGCCTTCGGGCCAAAATGCTGGAAAAGGGCGTCTCGATAGACGAAGTTTACGATTTACTTGCCATGAGGATCGTCGTGGACGGGGCGCCGGGCTTGTGTTACCAGGTGCTGGGCGAAGTGCATATGGTGTACCCTCCTCTTGAGCACAGGTTCAGGGACTTCATCGCCCGCCCGAAGGCCAACGGTTACCAGACTCTTCACACTACAGTGGTCGGTCCTGGCGGGCGTTTCGTGGAAGTCCAGATCCGCACCGTCGAAATGCATCACCGCGCCCAATACGGAATTGCCAGTCATTGGCTTTACAAAGAGGGTCCGGAAGAGTACGCCTTCAACAAGGACGAGGAGTGGAGCGAGCTAATCCGGATGCTCGAGGACGAGAGAGTTGATTCACAAGAATTCGTCGCCCGCGCGCAGACCGCGCTCCTCAAAGGAATGGTGCTGACGTTAACTCCAAAGGGCGAGGTTGTAAGCCTGCCCAAGGGGTCTTGCCCAATCGATTTCGCGTATGCGATTCACACGGATTTGGGACACGCCACGGGAGGGGCAAAGGTGAACGGAACGCGCGTTCCGCTGTATCACCGCTTGGAGAACGGCGACGTCGTTGAAATTATAAAGCGCGACTCACTCAATGCCGCACCCGATGCAGAGTGGATGGATTGGGTCAAGAGTCCGCGTACACTACTTAAAATCCGCAAGTGGTTCAAGGCGCAGCCGCGAAGGAAGCGTATCGATTTCGGAAGGCAGCTTTTGCATAAGGAAATTCAGAAACGCGGCCTTTATCCGCTTAACCTTCTTGCGCCGGACAAACTTGTGGCGATACTGAAGCTTCTGAAGGTGGGCTCGATTTACGATATATATGACAGGCTGGCATGCGGGGATTTGACGACAAGCGAAATCCTTCTGATGCTAAAGCAGGTTCAGATGGAGCGTGCGCAGAAGGTGGAAATGCAGGAAGTTTCCGCCGAGCCCAGTCTGGCGATTCCATTAATCGCTCCCGGCGCGGAACTGGGTGTGCTCGACACACGCGGCAAAAGAACAAGGCAAAAGACGGAGCTTGCGGCGTGTTGCCGCCCGATACCGGGTGATTCCATAGTGGGCTATTACGACCGCGATTCGAAACGAATAGTGGTTCATACGCAGAACTGTGCAAAGCTAGGGGCGCTGGGCGAAAAACAAGAAATATCGCAGCTGTCATGGGATAAGACAGCGGAAGGCAAGCGATATCCTGTGCATATCGAAGTAGTATCGCTTAACCGCGCGGGACTGATGTATGACGTCCTCGGCGTATTGGCGGCCGGCCAGGTGAACTTGACCGGAGGGCATTTCGAAATCAAGCCGTCCACCACCGGGGCGTACGACGATCCGGCGAACACCCAGGTTCTAATCGAAATCGGCGATACTACCGAGCTGGAAAGGGTGCTTGCCGAAATTCGCAATGTGCCCGACGTCATCGCCGCGTTCAGATTGGGTGGAAGCGATCGTCAGCCGGAGGAAAAATCAGGTAAGCCCGAGCCTGCCGAGCCCAAAAAGCCGGACAAACCGAAGAAGCGCTTGGTCCAGCGAAAAGACTCGGCGGAGACGGTCGGGGAGACGGTCAAATGA
- the queG gene encoding tRNA epoxyqueuosine(34) reductase QueG — protein sequence MRNDTGKNKAAIALGEYIRREAVALGFSACGFAPAVSLDKNKANLAEWLSRGWNGTMEWMNRPGVERFKASTCLPDAKSVVSLAINYFTPGPDSKQLDGPLISRYARFRDYHKVVGKKLDMLLFKLRTVYPTVNGTTAVDRHPISEKAFAESAGIGWIGKNTCLITKKLGSWVFLGELIIDAELPYDTPHLDYCGSCNRCLEACPTGALVEPYKIDARRCIGYTTIETELPVPDEIARNSGNWVFGCDICQEVCPWNRRHAKPTTKPDFSPRPDLAQPTWKDLIEIYTPESGDSSEDTVRERFLNKFAGTPVMRAGVRRFASSLQIARANASAKGEQVD from the coding sequence ATGCGGAATGATACCGGCAAAAACAAGGCAGCGATCGCGTTGGGGGAGTATATCCGGCGCGAGGCTGTCGCCCTTGGATTTTCAGCGTGCGGATTCGCGCCGGCCGTTTCGCTTGATAAAAACAAAGCCAACTTGGCGGAATGGTTGTCTCGCGGATGGAACGGCACAATGGAATGGATGAACAGGCCGGGAGTGGAAAGGTTTAAAGCCTCTACTTGTCTGCCGGACGCCAAAAGCGTGGTATCGCTCGCAATCAATTATTTTACGCCCGGACCGGATTCCAAACAGCTGGACGGCCCATTAATAAGCCGATACGCTAGATTCCGCGATTACCACAAGGTCGTTGGCAAGAAGCTGGACATGCTTTTGTTCAAACTCCGGACCGTTTATCCAACCGTGAATGGCACGACCGCGGTTGACCGTCATCCGATATCCGAAAAAGCGTTCGCCGAAAGCGCTGGAATCGGATGGATCGGGAAAAACACTTGCCTGATTACCAAAAAGCTGGGTAGCTGGGTGTTCCTTGGAGAGCTGATCATAGACGCGGAACTTCCATATGACACGCCCCACCTTGACTATTGCGGTTCCTGCAATCGCTGTCTGGAGGCATGTCCGACGGGCGCCTTGGTGGAGCCGTACAAGATTGATGCCCGCCGTTGTATCGGCTACACGACCATTGAAACCGAATTACCGGTGCCGGACGAAATCGCTCGAAATTCCGGCAACTGGGTTTTCGGCTGCGACATTTGCCAGGAAGTCTGTCCGTGGAACCGAAGGCATGCAAAACCGACAACGAAGCCCGATTTTTCACCACGTCCGGACTTGGCCCAGCCCACTTGGAAAGATCTGATAGAGATCTACACCCCAGAATCGGGAGATTCGAGCGAAGATACCGTCAGGGAGAGATTCCTCAACAAATTCGCCGGCACGCCGGTGATGCGGGCGGGAGTACGGCGATTTGCTTCAAGCCTTCAAATCGCAAGGGCGAACGCTTCCGCTAAGGGAGAGCAGGTTGACTGA
- a CDS encoding HEAT repeat domain-containing protein: protein MTIAEINELIKSMSIENASEALRAACRIRLFAKSLHGQGEPGDISGIVEYLCAALKSDIPAAASIAAEALGELGQLAADSVAALIVAMECNCAETRWSAAEALGKIAPQNEAAVVALTNALADENRTVRIAAAWSLKKLGSFAQAAVPELTKAAQSNDSMFQRRAIRALGRIGGCAVSALPILRTMLSDAERAEGRDGELLRHVLEIAIHELDETAD from the coding sequence TTGACTATTGCGGAAATAAACGAACTCATCAAATCAATGTCAATCGAAAATGCGAGCGAAGCGTTAAGGGCGGCTTGCAGGATTCGCCTTTTTGCGAAATCGCTTCACGGGCAAGGTGAACCCGGCGATATTTCAGGAATCGTCGAGTATCTTTGCGCTGCGCTCAAGTCCGACATTCCGGCCGCGGCGTCCATCGCGGCTGAAGCGTTAGGCGAACTGGGCCAATTGGCGGCGGATTCCGTCGCGGCGCTGATTGTTGCTATGGAATGCAATTGCGCAGAAACAAGATGGTCAGCCGCCGAAGCGCTGGGCAAAATCGCGCCGCAAAACGAAGCCGCTGTCGTTGCGCTTACAAATGCGCTTGCCGATGAAAATCGCACGGTAAGAATCGCGGCGGCATGGTCGCTGAAAAAGCTGGGTTCATTCGCCCAAGCTGCGGTCCCTGAATTGACAAAAGCGGCTCAATCCAACGATTCGATGTTTCAAAGAAGAGCCATTCGCGCTCTGGGACGGATCGGAGGCTGCGCTGTTTCCGCATTGCCAATACTCAGGACTATGCTTTCAGATGCGGAAAGAGCGGAGGGACGCGACGGCGAATTGTTGCGCCACGTACTCGAAATTGCGATTCACGAACTGGATGAAACAGCGGATTGA
- a CDS encoding aspartate carbamoyltransferase catalytic subunit: protein MTEKRFSPETVPANLVTISDLDDSALFLLIRESRAAFGWLTERSLAPFKSPFAELLRGAIVHLAFFEPSTRTRVSFETASLLLGAQVINFGGDSTSVVKGESLEDTAATLGAMNPSVFIARHPHTGAAAKLAAYLECPVVNAGDGRGHHPTQALLDAATVNLYKPIWKESRHVAVNPGRFTRIFNTHRGAKTIGRQAGKQQAFSPLKILICGDVKNSRVARSNAEIWTRLGHDVTLAGPPQLLPCGSPYPGVKLSEVFDEHLESADVVMMLRIQKERIAGGAAGLRDFRSAYGLTRGRLTRLKKDALILHPGPCNRGIEIDCSVFEDGRCVIRGQVRMGVAVRMAVLAMLLGKLE, encoded by the coding sequence ATGACAGAAAAACGCTTTTCACCAGAGACCGTTCCTGCAAACCTTGTAACGATTTCCGATTTGGACGATTCCGCGTTGTTTCTTCTAATTCGAGAGTCGCGCGCGGCTTTTGGTTGGCTGACAGAGCGAAGTTTGGCTCCTTTCAAATCGCCATTTGCAGAGCTTTTGCGCGGCGCAATCGTTCACCTTGCGTTTTTCGAGCCTTCCACAAGAACGCGGGTCAGTTTCGAAACAGCTTCGCTGCTGTTAGGCGCGCAAGTCATCAATTTCGGCGGCGATTCCACAAGCGTAGTCAAGGGCGAATCGCTGGAGGACACCGCCGCCACGCTTGGGGCGATGAATCCAAGCGTTTTCATCGCAAGGCATCCTCATACCGGGGCGGCTGCAAAGCTTGCGGCGTACCTGGAATGCCCGGTCGTAAATGCAGGGGACGGACGCGGACACCATCCGACGCAGGCTCTGCTGGATGCGGCGACGGTGAATCTTTACAAGCCCATTTGGAAAGAAAGTCGCCATGTCGCCGTGAATCCCGGCAGATTTACCAGAATTTTTAACACTCATCGCGGGGCAAAAACGATAGGTCGGCAGGCCGGCAAGCAGCAGGCGTTTTCACCCCTGAAAATACTGATTTGCGGGGATGTCAAGAACTCGCGCGTCGCGCGCAGCAATGCCGAAATTTGGACAAGGCTCGGGCACGATGTCACGCTCGCCGGGCCGCCCCAGCTTTTGCCTTGCGGATCACCATATCCGGGTGTCAAGCTTTCCGAAGTATTCGACGAGCATTTGGAGTCTGCCGATGTTGTGATGATGCTCCGAATTCAAAAAGAGCGGATTGCCGGCGGAGCGGCTGGTTTACGGGATTTCAGATCGGCTTACGGTCTGACGCGCGGAAGATTGACGCGACTCAAGAAGGATGCGTTAATCCTGCACCCCGGCCCATGCAACCGCGGGATTGAAATAGACTGCTCGGTTTTTGAGGATGGACGTTGCGTTATTCGCGGACAGGTCCGAATGGGTGTAGCCGTTCGAATGGCTGTGTTGGCGATGCTGCTTGGAAAACTTGAATAA
- a CDS encoding nitroreductase, producing MRKFLPEPVPVEALDRIVEAGLWAPSALNRQPWFFHVLTGRKMDEFAILCRPIWDKLKPKIEEIYGEEGVKLRAPFYLNLGNAPAAIVIYSDKDDGGEWGTVSCGMAAQNILLAATAEGLASLYMAAQQLIRESVDEFFGETRRLIGCVLIGYGDEPGIKWPRREGRVDWGDIHVGEPPHGTH from the coding sequence GTGCGCAAATTTTTGCCCGAGCCGGTTCCGGTGGAGGCGCTCGACCGTATTGTCGAAGCCGGGCTTTGGGCGCCGTCTGCACTCAACCGGCAACCGTGGTTTTTTCACGTTCTGACTGGACGAAAAATGGACGAGTTCGCCATCCTTTGCAGGCCGATCTGGGATAAGTTGAAACCCAAAATCGAGGAAATTTATGGAGAAGAGGGTGTCAAGCTCCGCGCGCCGTTCTACCTCAACCTGGGAAATGCTCCCGCCGCAATCGTGATTTACAGCGACAAGGACGACGGCGGGGAGTGGGGAACAGTGAGTTGCGGAATGGCGGCGCAAAACATTCTGCTTGCGGCAACCGCGGAAGGCCTGGCAAGCCTGTATATGGCGGCGCAACAATTGATTCGTGAAAGTGTGGACGAGTTTTTCGGCGAAACTAGGCGGCTGATTGGCTGCGTCTTAATCGGTTACGGCGACGAACCCGGAATCAAGTGGCCCAGGCGCGAAGGACGGGTGGACTGGGGCGATATACACGTCGGCGAGCCCCCTCACGGCACTCACTGA
- the secA gene encoding preprotein translocase subunit SecA — MVDIIGAIFDTNKREIARLRKQVEPINALESKIKQMTDQQITARASEIRDAIRAEVSKLALFVSKEDPRYKTEHNKLDRILGSHLTEVFALTRECAVRTLNMRHFDVQLIGGIVLHEGRIAEMKTGEGKTLVATLAATLNGMTGLGVHVITVNDYLARRDAEWKRPIYEMMGLTVGCILHDQNKKERYNAYRCDITYGTNNEFGFDYLRDHMVMRAEDKVQRDLVYGIVDEVDSILIDEARTPLIISGSSNEDVSIYSRVDSIVRRLKPKNITGEDRPKDIFEQLESKKHRDDSEVSWDYEYDEKGKTVALTSRGQKNVEAMLGIDNLYDFDHKDLAHAVQQSLRAHALFGRDKDYIVKDGQVIIVDEFTGRLMFGRRYSDGLHQAIEAKEGVKVAGESQTLATITLQNYFRLYHKLAGMTGTAKTEEEEFKKIYGFDVVVIPTNMPMIRKDHNDVIYKTEKAKYEAIIKQIEECHAKKQPVLVGTITIENSEKLAKYLAAKRIPHEVLNAKFHEKEAYIVAQAGRAGAVTIATNMAGRGTDIVLGGNAKFLARYDLFKRGLDPMAPENEAEVEALSKKYEEECRHGREVVINAGGLYILGTERHESRRIDNQLRGRSGRQGDPGESRFFLSLEDDLMRLYGMDRLQGWMDRLNVPEDQPIEAGIVTMSIERAQKKVEARNFDIRRHVLQYDDVMNKQRSVIYTDRENILKGADMREQVVGFIESAITDVVYSNIHQSERGKELIDIEGLWRELNLTIPVPDSFHADELKDKSADELVALLCNLANDIYEAKELEIGKEIMRELERYLTLRSIDEHWIDHLNVMDHLREGIGLRVYGQEDPVAVYAKEAFDHYETLKATIQKDVVSKIFRVRVREPEQEKKSAYNIAGYSSGEAGVQGRQRTFRRKVEKVGRNDPCPCGSGKKYKNCHGKEEEGGSSAAAVPITNIPKGPRRRR; from the coding sequence ATGGTTGACATAATCGGCGCTATTTTTGATACCAACAAACGGGAAATCGCCCGCTTGCGAAAGCAGGTCGAGCCGATTAACGCGCTTGAATCCAAAATCAAACAGATGACCGACCAGCAAATCACGGCGCGGGCGTCTGAAATAAGGGATGCAATCAGGGCAGAGGTTTCGAAGCTCGCATTGTTTGTTTCAAAAGAGGATCCCAGGTACAAGACGGAACACAACAAACTCGACAGGATACTTGGCTCGCATTTGACGGAGGTTTTCGCACTTACCAGGGAGTGCGCCGTCCGCACCCTGAACATGCGCCACTTCGACGTGCAGTTGATCGGCGGCATAGTCCTTCACGAAGGCCGCATTGCGGAGATGAAGACCGGGGAAGGCAAAACTCTCGTCGCGACGCTCGCCGCGACGCTGAACGGAATGACCGGCCTCGGTGTGCATGTGATCACGGTCAACGACTACTTGGCCCGCCGCGATGCGGAGTGGAAGCGTCCAATTTACGAAATGATGGGGCTTACGGTAGGCTGCATCCTGCACGACCAGAACAAGAAAGAGCGATACAACGCGTACCGCTGCGACATAACCTACGGTACGAACAACGAGTTCGGGTTCGACTACCTCCGCGACCATATGGTGATGCGGGCGGAGGACAAGGTGCAACGCGACCTCGTCTATGGAATCGTGGACGAGGTGGACAGCATACTTATAGACGAAGCGCGCACCCCTCTTATCATTTCCGGCAGCTCGAACGAGGACGTTTCGATTTATTCCCGCGTAGATTCCATCGTCCGGCGGCTCAAGCCGAAGAACATTACCGGCGAAGACAGGCCCAAGGACATTTTCGAACAGCTTGAATCCAAAAAGCATCGGGACGATTCAGAAGTCAGTTGGGACTACGAGTATGATGAAAAAGGGAAAACCGTAGCGTTGACAAGTCGAGGTCAAAAAAACGTGGAAGCGATGCTCGGCATCGACAACCTGTACGACTTCGACCACAAGGATCTCGCGCACGCGGTTCAGCAATCTCTACGCGCGCATGCACTGTTCGGACGCGACAAGGATTACATCGTTAAGGACGGCCAGGTGATAATCGTGGACGAGTTCACCGGCCGCCTGATGTTCGGCCGCCGTTATTCGGACGGGCTTCACCAGGCCATCGAAGCCAAAGAAGGCGTCAAGGTCGCCGGCGAATCACAGACTCTGGCAACGATTACATTGCAAAACTATTTCCGCCTTTACCACAAGCTGGCGGGAATGACCGGCACTGCTAAGACCGAAGAGGAGGAATTCAAAAAGATTTACGGATTCGACGTCGTCGTCATTCCGACCAACATGCCGATGATCCGCAAAGACCACAACGACGTTATCTATAAAACGGAAAAAGCAAAATACGAGGCGATAATCAAGCAAATTGAGGAATGCCACGCCAAAAAACAGCCGGTTTTGGTGGGCACGATAACCATCGAGAACAGCGAAAAATTGGCAAAATATCTGGCGGCGAAGCGAATCCCACATGAAGTATTGAATGCCAAATTTCACGAAAAGGAAGCGTACATAGTGGCGCAGGCTGGTCGAGCAGGCGCGGTGACCATTGCAACGAATATGGCCGGCCGCGGCACCGACATAGTGCTCGGCGGCAACGCGAAGTTCCTCGCGCGATACGACTTGTTCAAGCGCGGGCTTGATCCAATGGCTCCCGAAAACGAAGCGGAAGTCGAGGCGCTGTCAAAAAAATACGAAGAAGAATGCAGGCATGGGCGCGAAGTCGTTATAAATGCCGGAGGTCTTTATATCCTCGGAACGGAGCGCCATGAATCAAGGCGCATCGACAATCAGCTGCGCGGCCGTTCGGGACGGCAAGGCGATCCAGGCGAGAGCCGCTTTTTCCTTTCCCTGGAAGATGACCTTATGCGCCTATACGGGATGGACCGGCTTCAGGGCTGGATGGACCGCCTGAATGTTCCCGAAGATCAGCCTATAGAAGCCGGCATCGTCACGATGAGCATCGAACGCGCCCAAAAGAAGGTGGAGGCCCGCAACTTTGACATCCGCCGCCACGTACTCCAGTACGACGACGTGATGAACAAGCAACGAAGCGTCATTTACACCGACCGCGAAAACATCCTGAAAGGCGCGGACATGCGTGAACAGGTTGTAGGCTTCATAGAGAGCGCCATAACCGACGTGGTTTATTCGAACATCCACCAGTCAGAACGCGGAAAGGAATTGATAGACATTGAAGGCCTTTGGCGTGAATTGAATCTGACTATTCCCGTGCCGGACAGTTTCCACGCGGATGAACTAAAGGACAAATCGGCCGACGAGTTGGTCGCGCTTCTTTGCAACCTTGCCAATGACATATATGAAGCCAAAGAGCTTGAAATCGGCAAGGAAATTATGCGCGAACTCGAGCGATACTTGACGTTGCGCAGCATCGACGAACACTGGATCGATCATTTGAATGTGATGGACCATCTGCGCGAAGGGATTGGACTTCGGGTATACGGCCAGGAGGATCCCGTCGCCGTATATGCGAAGGAAGCGTTTGACCATTACGAGACGCTCAAAGCGACGATTCAAAAGGACGTCGTAAGCAAGATCTTCCGGGTTCGGGTTAGGGAGCCTGAACAAGAGAAAAAGAGCGCCTACAACATCGCCGGATATTCCAGCGGCGAGGCGGGCGTCCAGGGCCGCCAGCGCACCTTCCGGCGCAAGGTGGAAAAGGTTGGACGCAATGACCCATGCCCCTGCGGGAGCGGCAAGAAATACAAGAACTGCCATGGCAAGGAAGAAGAGGGCGGATCGTCGGCGGCCGCGGTGCCGATCACGAACATCCCCAAGGGGCCGAGGCGGAGGCGGTAA
- a CDS encoding VOC family protein, with the protein MNEIEHIEIPTSDIKGSMEFYSAAFGWKCREVEGMNYGFFNPEGGPAGGFDPTAMPGSGITPYIHVEDIEATLVKIENLGGSVVTPKTAIGGDMGFFALFHDPQGNRLGLWSKT; encoded by the coding sequence ATGAATGAAATCGAGCATATCGAGATACCGACGTCGGATATCAAGGGCAGCATGGAGTTTTATTCGGCTGCGTTCGGATGGAAATGCCGCGAAGTGGAGGGGATGAACTACGGATTTTTCAATCCGGAAGGCGGCCCGGCAGGAGGTTTCGATCCCACCGCGATGCCCGGAAGCGGAATTACGCCGTACATCCACGTGGAAGACATCGAAGCTACGCTGGTCAAAATCGAGAATCTCGGCGGCTCGGTCGTGACGCCCAAAACCGCGATAGGCGGAGATATGGGTTTCTTCGCTTTATTCCACGATCCGCAAGGAAACAGGCTTGGCCTTTGGTCCAAAACATAA